In one Streptomyces sp. T12 genomic region, the following are encoded:
- a CDS encoding alpha/beta fold hydrolase, whose product MGQPTVTTGVTQVDGVRLHYLRAGSGPLLVLLHGWPQTSDCWQPVLADLAADHTVVAPDLRGYGLSDKPSTGYDKRRMAADMAGLVEALGFETTAVVGHDRGARVGHRWALDRPEQVERLAVLDIVPTREMFRRLDASLASGYWHWLFQMQPDLPERLVGHDIRGYLEYFFERWTYNRHGLTPEAVDGYVRAFSRPGAMRASFDDYRAMEQDVALDDIDAAEGRRLTMPVLALWGSAGLASRLPTLEIWRAYADDVTGAEIPECGHFIPEEQPEALLGHLRSFLADEASR is encoded by the coding sequence ATGGGACAGCCCACTGTGACCACAGGCGTGACGCAGGTGGACGGGGTCCGCCTGCACTACCTCCGAGCGGGATCCGGTCCTCTGCTCGTCCTGCTCCACGGCTGGCCGCAGACCTCCGACTGCTGGCAGCCGGTGCTGGCGGATCTTGCCGCCGACCACACCGTTGTGGCACCCGACCTGCGTGGCTACGGCCTGAGCGACAAGCCCTCGACCGGATACGACAAGCGGCGGATGGCCGCCGACATGGCGGGCCTCGTCGAAGCACTCGGCTTCGAGACGACCGCCGTCGTGGGTCACGACCGGGGCGCCCGCGTGGGGCACCGCTGGGCGCTGGACCGCCCCGAGCAGGTGGAACGGCTGGCTGTGCTCGACATCGTGCCGACCCGGGAGATGTTCCGCCGGCTGGACGCCTCGCTCGCCTCCGGGTACTGGCACTGGCTGTTCCAGATGCAGCCTGACCTTCCCGAGCGGCTCGTGGGGCACGACATACGCGGGTATCTCGAGTACTTCTTCGAGCGGTGGACCTATAACCGGCACGGGCTGACACCCGAAGCGGTCGACGGATATGTCCGAGCCTTCTCCCGCCCGGGTGCCATGCGCGCGAGTTTCGACGACTACCGCGCCATGGAGCAGGACGTCGCCCTCGACGACATCGACGCCGCCGAGGGCCGCCGCCTCACCATGCCGGTACTGGCGCTCTGGGGTTCCGCAGGGCTGGCCTCCCGCCTGCCGACGCTGGAGATCTGGCGCGCCTACGCGGACGACGTCACCGGAGCAGAAATCCCGGAGTGCGGCCACTTCATCCCGGAAGAGCAACCGGAGGCGCTGCTGGGCCATTTGCGGTCGTTCCTGGCCGACGAGGCGAGTCGGTGA
- the fdxA gene encoding ferredoxin, whose protein sequence is MTYVIAEPCVDVKDKACIEECPVDCIYEGPRSLYINPDECVDCGACEPVCPVEAIFVEEDLPSEWTAYTKANAEVFDTAPGGAAQHGPLDRDHPLIAQRDEMGS, encoded by the coding sequence ATGACCTATGTCATCGCCGAACCGTGCGTCGACGTCAAAGACAAGGCATGCATCGAAGAATGCCCTGTCGACTGCATCTACGAAGGCCCCCGGTCGCTGTACATCAACCCAGACGAATGCGTCGACTGCGGCGCCTGCGAGCCCGTCTGCCCGGTCGAAGCGATCTTCGTTGAGGAGGACCTGCCGTCTGAATGGACGGCGTACACGAAAGCCAACGCCGAGGTCTTCGACACCGCGCCCGGCGGAGCCGCGCAGCATGGTCCCCTCGACCGTGACCACCCCCTGATCGCCCAGCGTGACGAGATGGGATCCTGA
- a CDS encoding site-specific integrase — MSITGWRAHFTRRDLAWPREKTPFMREFSSLFADLGEGLDDLGVPEGQPFLISPAGVYDVALNRYFSVWLASSPWNTQAAHARDLRTYFDILWFAQGRRDWRDASMDDRAAFEWWRRRDERGPRLEDTSWDREVSTVNQFYLWAIEQDLVRANPIRQRAASVWSPWRGGAGGTMVRQVPAETSHMGPRREVKWLPTSLGE; from the coding sequence ATGTCGATCACCGGTTGGCGAGCGCATTTCACCCGTCGAGACCTGGCATGGCCGCGCGAAAAGACCCCGTTCATGCGGGAATTCAGCTCCCTGTTCGCCGATCTCGGTGAGGGGTTGGACGATCTGGGGGTGCCCGAGGGGCAGCCGTTCCTGATCAGCCCGGCGGGCGTGTACGACGTGGCGCTGAACCGGTATTTCTCGGTGTGGCTGGCGTCGTCGCCGTGGAACACACAGGCCGCCCATGCCCGGGACCTGCGCACGTACTTCGACATCCTGTGGTTCGCGCAAGGCAGGCGGGACTGGCGTGATGCGTCCATGGACGACCGGGCGGCGTTCGAGTGGTGGCGGCGTCGTGATGAGCGTGGACCTCGTTTGGAAGACACGAGTTGGGACCGGGAGGTGTCCACGGTCAACCAGTTCTACCTGTGGGCGATCGAGCAGGACCTCGTCAGGGCCAATCCCATCCGTCAGCGCGCGGCTTCGGTGTGGTCGCCGTGGCGGGGCGGGGCTGGCGGCACGATGGTGCGGCAAGTGCCAGCCGAGACGTCGCACATGGGGCCACGACGCGAGGTGAAGTGGCTCCCGACTTCTCTGGGAGAGTGA
- a CDS encoding ABATE domain-containing protein yields MATDDTWIWDGGRVCLDFTNTLRHRWRPTPGETLRNPGDLALWLQRAGLLTPGIPDPVDAAVLTSGRRLREAVDRAVLAVSDGRLPSSSDVVLLNESAAEAPRPAPQIAIKDGHLEPASTTTMAPDPATALALIAQDAVDLLLSTEIRRVRVCGADTCALRFLDRSPAHNRRWCSMSRCGNRTKVRLHQARARRSERTPAD; encoded by the coding sequence GTGGCAACGGACGACACGTGGATCTGGGACGGCGGGCGGGTCTGTCTGGACTTCACCAACACCCTCCGCCACCGGTGGCGACCCACGCCGGGGGAGACGCTCCGGAACCCGGGCGATCTCGCCCTCTGGCTTCAGCGGGCCGGACTGCTCACACCGGGCATCCCGGATCCCGTGGATGCCGCCGTCCTGACATCGGGCCGACGGCTGCGCGAGGCGGTCGACCGGGCCGTACTCGCGGTCTCCGACGGCCGACTGCCCTCCTCCAGCGACGTCGTGCTGCTCAACGAATCGGCAGCGGAGGCGCCCCGGCCGGCGCCGCAAATCGCCATCAAAGACGGCCACTTGGAGCCCGCCAGCACCACGACCATGGCACCTGATCCCGCGACCGCGCTGGCACTGATCGCCCAGGACGCTGTAGACCTGCTCCTGTCGACCGAGATCCGGCGCGTACGCGTGTGCGGCGCGGACACGTGCGCCCTGCGCTTCCTGGACCGCTCCCCCGCCCACAACCGCCGCTGGTGCTCGATGTCCCGCTGCGGCAACCGCACCAAAGTCCGCCTCCACCAGGCCCGAGCCAGACGGAGTGAGCGCACCCCGGCCGACTGA
- a CDS encoding class I adenylate-forming enzyme family protein — MNFASLPDRRAALDPDGAAVSDGRQSLTNTQLLDRVRAAARQLQDLGIGPGDVVALKLTNRIEFVLLLFAAWRIGATITPVNPSMTDVEVDRQVKDSGARLLVVEDRAVPVTDGTAVLAVGALHKEGVRSDHAPHVDSSALALLIYTSGTTGVPKGVMLDHANIDAMTEMGRLSLDIGPADRCLLILPLFHVNGIVVSILTPLLAGASVVIAGRRFDPRSFFDLVEQERPTFFSAVPTIYGMLAALPDDVRPDTSSLRFGVCGAAPASAELLNRFEARYGFPLVEGYGLSEGTCGSTINPVAGPRRAGTVGLPFPGQEIRIVDAEGTEVGPGTDGEVLVKGPNVMRGYLGRPEETARVIVDGWLHTGDVGHLDAEGYLTLVGRSKDMIIRGGENIYPKEIEDVLTGDPSVLEAAVIGVPDVKWGEVVVAYIQPRPGVTVDLTALRELCARSLTGFKRPTGFFVVEAIAKNAVGKIDKASLRAAHVAAS, encoded by the coding sequence ATGAACTTCGCTTCACTGCCCGACCGTCGCGCCGCTCTCGACCCCGATGGGGCAGCGGTCTCGGACGGGCGCCAGTCACTCACCAACACTCAGTTGCTGGACCGCGTCCGTGCGGCAGCGCGTCAGCTCCAGGACCTCGGCATCGGTCCCGGCGATGTCGTGGCCCTCAAGCTGACGAACCGCATCGAGTTCGTGCTGCTGTTGTTCGCCGCCTGGCGGATCGGCGCCACCATCACGCCGGTCAACCCGAGCATGACCGACGTCGAGGTGGACCGACAGGTCAAGGACTCCGGTGCGCGTCTGCTGGTGGTCGAAGACCGCGCGGTGCCCGTCACGGACGGTACTGCCGTACTCGCCGTCGGCGCACTGCACAAGGAAGGGGTGAGGTCGGATCACGCACCGCATGTGGACTCGTCCGCGCTGGCTCTTCTCATCTACACCAGCGGCACCACCGGGGTGCCCAAGGGCGTGATGCTGGATCACGCCAACATCGACGCCATGACGGAGATGGGCCGCTTGTCCCTGGACATCGGGCCCGCCGACCGGTGCCTGCTGATCCTGCCGCTCTTCCACGTCAACGGCATCGTGGTCAGCATTCTCACGCCTCTTCTCGCGGGCGCGAGCGTCGTCATCGCGGGCCGCCGGTTCGACCCACGCAGCTTCTTCGACCTCGTCGAGCAGGAGCGCCCCACCTTCTTCAGCGCCGTGCCGACGATCTACGGCATGCTCGCTGCGCTCCCGGACGACGTGCGGCCCGACACATCGTCGCTGAGGTTCGGAGTCTGTGGCGCCGCACCTGCCTCCGCCGAGTTGCTGAACCGGTTCGAAGCCCGGTACGGGTTCCCTCTTGTCGAGGGGTACGGCCTGTCCGAAGGAACCTGCGGGTCCACCATCAACCCCGTCGCGGGCCCGCGACGTGCCGGCACCGTGGGACTTCCCTTCCCCGGCCAGGAGATTCGGATCGTCGACGCCGAAGGTACCGAGGTGGGGCCGGGCACGGACGGTGAGGTCCTCGTGAAGGGCCCCAACGTCATGCGTGGCTATCTCGGCCGCCCTGAGGAAACGGCCAGAGTCATCGTCGATGGCTGGTTGCACACGGGCGATGTGGGTCACCTCGACGCCGAGGGCTATCTGACCCTGGTCGGGCGCTCGAAGGACATGATCATCCGTGGTGGGGAGAACATCTACCCCAAGGAGATCGAGGACGTCCTCACAGGCGACCCGTCGGTGCTCGAAGCCGCCGTGATCGGCGTACCCGACGTGAAGTGGGGAGAGGTGGTCGTGGCCTACATACAGCCGCGACCAGGCGTGACCGTCGATCTGACTGCGCTGCGGGAGCTCTGTGCGCGCAGCCTCACCGGCTTCAAGCGTCCGACCGGGTTCTTCGTGGTAGAGGCCATAGCGAAGAACGCGGTCGGGAAGATCGACAAAGCCTCCTTGCGCGCTGCCCACGTCGCGGCTTCCTGA
- a CDS encoding SDR family oxidoreductase, whose amino-acid sequence MQIANSVALVTGANRGLGHHFVTQLLERGAAKVYATARNPESVTLPGAEVLALDITDPASVAAAAAAATDVTLLVNNAGINTMNDLVNGDPDQIELEMNTAFYGPLRMIRAFAPILKAGDGGAIVNVLSAASWFPSEHWGAYHAAKAAAWSLTNSVRLELSAQSTLVTGVYLGPTDTDLARGLSFPFKLNDPADVIRAALDGVEAGQSEVLADALSAQFKANLALDPATIYTPTTT is encoded by the coding sequence ATGCAGATCGCCAATTCCGTCGCCCTCGTCACTGGTGCGAACCGCGGCCTCGGCCATCACTTCGTCACACAACTGCTGGAGCGGGGGGCTGCCAAGGTGTACGCCACCGCACGCAACCCCGAGAGCGTCACCCTGCCGGGAGCGGAGGTGCTCGCGCTCGACATCACCGACCCGGCCTCAGTGGCGGCTGCGGCGGCAGCCGCCACGGACGTGACGCTGCTGGTGAACAATGCCGGCATCAACACCATGAACGATCTGGTCAACGGGGATCCGGACCAGATCGAACTGGAGATGAACACCGCCTTTTACGGGCCGTTGCGCATGATCCGGGCCTTCGCTCCGATCCTGAAGGCGGGTGACGGCGGGGCGATCGTCAACGTCCTGTCGGCGGCCTCCTGGTTCCCTTCCGAGCACTGGGGCGCCTACCACGCGGCCAAAGCCGCCGCCTGGAGCCTGACCAACAGTGTCCGCCTCGAACTCTCCGCACAGAGCACCTTGGTCACCGGTGTGTATCTGGGGCCGACCGACACCGACCTGGCCCGGGGGCTGTCGTTCCCGTTCAAGCTGAACGACCCCGCCGACGTCATCAGGGCCGCGCTCGACGGAGTTGAGGCAGGGCAGTCCGAAGTCCTGGCCGACGCCCTCTCCGCTCAGTTCAAGGCGAACCTCGCTCTCGACCCCGCCACGATCTACACGCCGACCACGACCTGA
- a CDS encoding TetR/AcrR family transcriptional regulator, protein MSPRRSDSRDRMILSAAALLREYGASATSVDRVLAHSGAPRGSVYHHFPGGRTQLIDEAVALAGDFISGLIDAAMQADDPVEAVDAFFALWRDRLVESGFRAGCPIVAVAVETNDDAPQLARSAAAVFARWQEALAALFLRHGLTEERSRRLGAFIIAAVEGAVIMCRAEQSTAPIEAAAAEIHDLLRYTLRDRPGPEPGRPRP, encoded by the coding sequence ATGAGCCCGCGCAGGAGTGACAGCCGTGACCGGATGATCCTCAGCGCTGCCGCTCTGCTGCGTGAGTACGGGGCAAGCGCGACCAGCGTGGACCGGGTGCTCGCGCACAGCGGAGCCCCTCGGGGCTCGGTGTATCACCACTTCCCCGGCGGGCGGACGCAGCTCATCGACGAGGCGGTGGCACTGGCGGGGGACTTCATCTCGGGCCTGATCGACGCCGCCATGCAGGCGGACGACCCGGTGGAAGCCGTCGACGCGTTCTTCGCGCTGTGGCGCGACCGGCTCGTCGAGAGCGGCTTCCGGGCCGGCTGCCCGATCGTGGCGGTGGCCGTCGAGACCAACGACGACGCACCCCAGCTCGCCCGCTCCGCCGCGGCCGTCTTCGCCCGCTGGCAGGAGGCCCTCGCGGCCCTCTTCCTGCGGCACGGCCTGACCGAGGAACGCAGCCGGAGGCTCGGCGCCTTCATCATCGCCGCGGTCGAAGGCGCGGTGATCATGTGCCGGGCCGAGCAGAGCACCGCCCCGATCGAAGCAGCAGCCGCCGAGATCCACGACCTGCTCCGGTACACCTTGCGCGACCGCCCCGGCCCGGAACCCGGGCGGCCCCGGCCATAG
- a CDS encoding enoyl-CoA hydratase-related protein: protein MPSLDRHDNVFVLDLGDGENRIHPDWLTAVGAALDEVEKADGPRALVTAATGKFYSNGLDLDWLFAHGDQYDAYVVSVHELFARMLSLPVITVAALQGHTFAAGAMFSLAHDFRVMRADRGYWCLPEADINIPFTPGMAALIQSRLAPQTAHAAMLTARRYGGADAAAAGIVDQAVSEDAVRSTAIEIAQAQVNKAGETLGTIKARMYGPALATLRDTTNPMG from the coding sequence ATGCCCTCGCTCGACCGCCACGACAACGTCTTCGTCCTCGACCTCGGAGACGGTGAGAACCGTATCCACCCCGACTGGCTCACCGCCGTCGGTGCCGCGCTCGACGAGGTGGAGAAGGCGGACGGCCCCCGCGCCCTGGTCACCGCCGCCACCGGCAAGTTCTACTCCAACGGCCTCGACCTGGACTGGCTGTTCGCCCACGGCGACCAGTACGACGCCTACGTCGTCTCGGTCCACGAACTGTTCGCGCGGATGCTGTCGCTGCCGGTCATCACGGTGGCCGCACTGCAGGGGCACACCTTCGCCGCCGGCGCGATGTTCTCCCTCGCCCACGACTTCCGCGTGATGCGCGCCGACCGCGGCTACTGGTGCCTGCCCGAAGCGGACATCAACATCCCCTTCACCCCCGGCATGGCCGCCCTCATCCAGTCCCGGCTGGCGCCGCAGACCGCCCACGCGGCCATGCTCACTGCCCGCCGCTACGGCGGCGCCGATGCCGCGGCCGCCGGCATCGTCGACCAGGCGGTCAGCGAGGACGCCGTGCGCTCCACCGCGATCGAGATCGCCCAGGCACAGGTGAACAAGGCCGGCGAAACCCTCGGCACCATCAAGGCCCGCATGTACGGCCCCGCCCTGGCCACGCTGCGAGACACCACCAACCCCATGGGCTGA
- a CDS encoding winged helix-turn-helix transcriptional regulator, producing MDTRLDRDVSNCSIARTLEVVGEKWTILILREVWYGSSRFGEFERVLGCPRNLLAARLRMLVEEGILATETYKEPGSRSRPKYVITPKGMDLVPAVMGLLQWGDRYRADPEGPAMLTRHRGCGAPVDAQIRCERGHAVHAEDIESVPGPAFRMKAAE from the coding sequence ATGGACACCCGACTCGACCGGGACGTGTCGAACTGCTCGATCGCCCGGACCCTCGAGGTCGTGGGTGAGAAGTGGACGATCCTGATCCTGCGCGAGGTCTGGTACGGCTCGTCCCGCTTCGGCGAGTTCGAACGTGTCCTCGGCTGTCCTCGCAACCTCCTCGCGGCGCGACTCCGGATGCTTGTGGAGGAAGGGATCCTGGCCACCGAGACCTACAAGGAGCCGGGTTCGCGGAGTCGGCCGAAGTATGTGATCACGCCCAAGGGTATGGATCTGGTCCCGGCCGTGATGGGGCTCCTGCAATGGGGTGACCGATACCGCGCCGACCCGGAGGGTCCGGCCATGCTGACGCGACACCGCGGATGCGGTGCGCCCGTCGATGCCCAGATCCGCTGCGAACGAGGTCATGCCGTGCATGCGGAGGACATCGAGAGTGTCCCCGGCCCCGCTTTCCGTATGAAGGCCGCTGAGTGA
- a CDS encoding NADP-dependent oxidoreductase, which yields MKAFVVEKYGKDGVRAAEVPEPSVGDRDVLVRVSAASINPLDKMVRNGEFKQLLKYKPPFVLGHDVAGVVTRVGSAVRGLEVGDEVYARPRDLRIGGFAEYIAIDMDDVAPKPASLTPQEAAAVPLVALAAWQILVDQAHVKPGQKVLVHAGAGGLGSTVIQLAKHLGATVATTASTDSEKLVRSLGADVVVDYTKEDFSKVLSGYDLVLDAVGGANLEKSLTVLKPGGLAISVVGPPDAGFARQLGAPAFLGLVMNVLSRKIRKQAKALGVRYKFFFMQANGSQLRELGALYDSGKLRPVIDSTFPFDQTLEAMAYVEQGRTKAGKVVVSMTPDSN from the coding sequence ATGAAGGCATTTGTCGTCGAGAAGTACGGCAAGGACGGCGTGCGCGCCGCCGAGGTACCCGAGCCCAGCGTCGGTGACCGCGATGTTCTGGTCAGGGTGAGCGCCGCGAGCATCAACCCGCTGGACAAGATGGTCCGTAACGGGGAGTTCAAGCAGCTGTTGAAGTACAAGCCTCCGTTCGTGCTCGGTCATGACGTGGCCGGCGTCGTGACGCGGGTCGGTTCCGCCGTGCGCGGCCTCGAAGTCGGCGACGAGGTCTACGCCCGTCCGCGCGACCTGCGGATCGGAGGCTTCGCGGAGTACATCGCGATCGACATGGACGACGTCGCGCCCAAGCCGGCCTCGCTCACCCCGCAGGAGGCGGCCGCGGTGCCGCTGGTGGCCCTGGCCGCCTGGCAGATCCTCGTAGACCAGGCCCATGTGAAGCCGGGTCAGAAGGTGCTCGTCCACGCCGGTGCCGGCGGTCTCGGATCGACGGTCATCCAGCTCGCCAAACACCTCGGTGCCACCGTGGCGACGACCGCGAGCACTGATTCCGAGAAGCTGGTCCGAAGCCTCGGTGCCGACGTCGTCGTCGACTACACCAAGGAGGACTTCTCCAAGGTGCTGTCCGGCTACGACCTGGTGCTGGACGCCGTGGGCGGGGCGAACCTGGAGAAGTCGCTGACCGTGCTGAAGCCCGGCGGCCTGGCCATCAGCGTCGTGGGCCCGCCGGACGCCGGGTTCGCCAGGCAGCTCGGCGCTCCCGCCTTCCTGGGGCTGGTCATGAACGTGCTCAGTCGCAAGATCCGCAAGCAGGCGAAGGCCCTGGGCGTTCGCTACAAGTTCTTCTTCATGCAGGCCAATGGCTCCCAGTTGCGCGAGCTCGGCGCCCTCTACGACAGCGGGAAGCTCCGCCCGGTCATCGACAGCACCTTCCCGTTCGATCAGACGCTCGAGGCGATGGCGTACGTCGAGCAAGGTCGCACCAAGGCCGGCAAGGTCGTGGTCTCGATGACGCCCGACAGCAACTGA
- the moaA gene encoding GTP 3',8-cyclase MoaA → MLRDSHGRVATDLRVSLTDRCNLRCTYCMPADGLAWLRSESVLTDEEVVRLVSIAVEHLGVREVRFTGGEPLLRPGLPGILAAVADLMPRPEIALTTNAVGLEKLADPLCRAGLDRINVSLDTLDAEVFHRLTRRHRHADVLAGLAAADAAGIAPIKVNSVLMRGINDHEGPELLRWCLARGYELRFIEQMPLDGDRAWKRGDMITADEILERLRKDFRLTPQPQDIRGSAPAQTWLVDGGPARVGVIASVTAPFCQACDRTRLTADGQVRACLFSRKESDLRGPLRSGATDEEIATRWRTAMWGKQAGGAIDGDAFEQPARTMSAIGG, encoded by the coding sequence ATGCTCCGGGACAGTCACGGACGGGTGGCGACCGATCTCCGTGTCTCACTGACCGACCGCTGCAACCTTCGCTGCACCTACTGCATGCCGGCTGACGGCCTGGCATGGCTTCGATCCGAGTCGGTACTGACCGACGAAGAGGTGGTGCGACTGGTGAGCATCGCTGTCGAGCACCTGGGCGTGCGCGAGGTCCGCTTCACCGGCGGCGAACCCCTGCTGCGCCCAGGGCTGCCGGGCATCCTCGCGGCCGTCGCCGATCTAATGCCCCGTCCGGAAATCGCCCTCACCACCAACGCCGTCGGCCTCGAAAAGCTGGCCGACCCGCTATGTCGTGCAGGCCTCGACCGGATCAACGTGTCCCTCGACACGTTGGACGCAGAAGTCTTTCACCGTCTGACGCGTCGGCACCGGCATGCTGACGTTCTGGCAGGTCTGGCGGCCGCCGACGCCGCTGGCATCGCCCCGATCAAGGTCAACTCCGTACTCATGCGCGGAATCAACGACCATGAAGGACCCGAACTTCTGCGCTGGTGCCTGGCCAGAGGGTACGAGCTTCGGTTCATCGAACAGATGCCCCTGGACGGCGACCGCGCATGGAAGCGGGGCGACATGATCACCGCCGACGAGATCCTCGAGCGCCTCCGCAAAGACTTCAGGTTGACGCCGCAACCTCAAGACATCCGAGGCAGCGCCCCCGCCCAGACCTGGCTGGTCGACGGCGGTCCTGCCCGTGTCGGTGTCATCGCCAGCGTCACCGCGCCGTTCTGCCAGGCGTGCGACCGTACGCGACTGACCGCAGACGGGCAGGTGCGGGCCTGCCTCTTCTCCCGCAAGGAGTCCGACCTACGCGGCCCCCTGCGCTCAGGCGCCACGGACGAGGAAATCGCCACCCGGTGGCGGACCGCCATGTGGGGCAAGCAAGCGGGCGGCGCCATCGACGGAGACGCCTTCGAGCAACCCGCCCGCACGATGTCGGCCATCGGAGGCTGA
- a CDS encoding molybdopterin-dependent oxidoreductase yields the protein MTDQADTASWHKTACILCENNCGIQIQTDGRRFAKIRGDKEHVATSGYTCNKALRLDHYQNGVERLTTPLRRETDGSFTPIDWDTAVREISARLKSVRDTHGGKSIFFYGGGGQGNHLGGAYSGALMGALGARYRSNPLAQEKTGESFVDAHLTGSHTVGDFENAEVSIFIGKNPWQTHGVSRARTVLKDIAKDPARTMIVIDPVRTETADLADIHLQLRPGTDAWCLSGILGVLVQENLVDHAFLDTHTTEAATVLEQLKAVDVAHCAATCGLDEELLRTTARRVATASSVSTYEDLGVQQGPNSTLISYLNKLIWLLTGNFAKQGAMQPHSWVAPLGRYSTRPRRTPVTGARMPGGLVPCNVIAEEILNDHPDRFRAMVIESSNPAHSLADSAAFAKALDKLDLVVVIDIALTETGRRADYVLPAASQYEKWEATFFTFEFPHNTFHLRAPVLDPLPGTLTEPEIYARLVRELGAVPRSRLSLLRAAGRLGRTPYKLAFAALAVVDKSTIAMAPYLLYETLGPTLPNGARSAAVLWALCQRIAKEYPKAMRRAGHADAEALFEAILKGRSGVIFTEDEYDDAWGYVPHPGHRIPLPIPELLDLHADLDTTPAVHTTEEFPIVLAAGQRRAFTANTIIRDTTWRLRDKSGTLRISPHDAEQLGLDNGAPARITTERGTANATVEIDDRMQAGHAALPNGFGLDLPTGDGGTERTGVALNTLTDLRRRDPIAGVPWHKHVPARIEALHA from the coding sequence ATGACTGACCAGGCCGACACTGCCAGTTGGCACAAGACCGCGTGCATTCTGTGCGAGAACAACTGCGGCATCCAGATCCAGACCGACGGCCGCCGCTTCGCAAAGATCCGTGGCGACAAGGAACACGTCGCCACCAGCGGCTACACCTGCAACAAGGCCCTGCGTCTCGACCACTACCAGAACGGTGTGGAACGCCTGACCACGCCTCTGCGCCGAGAGACCGACGGCAGCTTCACCCCCATCGACTGGGACACCGCTGTACGCGAGATCTCCGCCCGGCTCAAGTCGGTGCGCGACACCCACGGCGGCAAGTCGATCTTCTTCTACGGCGGCGGAGGCCAGGGCAATCACCTCGGCGGCGCTTACAGCGGCGCCCTGATGGGAGCCCTGGGCGCTCGCTACCGCTCCAACCCCCTGGCCCAGGAGAAGACAGGCGAAAGCTTCGTCGACGCACACCTGACGGGCAGTCACACCGTCGGGGACTTCGAGAACGCCGAGGTCTCGATCTTCATCGGCAAGAACCCCTGGCAGACCCACGGGGTCTCCCGGGCCCGCACCGTGCTCAAGGACATCGCCAAGGACCCCGCCCGCACCATGATCGTCATTGATCCGGTGCGGACCGAGACCGCCGACCTCGCCGACATCCACCTGCAGCTGAGGCCCGGAACCGACGCCTGGTGCCTGTCCGGCATCCTCGGCGTCCTGGTCCAGGAGAACCTCGTCGACCACGCCTTCCTCGACACCCACACGACCGAGGCAGCAACCGTACTCGAGCAGCTGAAGGCTGTGGACGTCGCTCACTGTGCCGCCACATGCGGACTGGACGAGGAACTTCTGCGCACGACGGCCCGACGGGTTGCAACCGCCTCCAGTGTCTCGACGTACGAGGACCTGGGCGTTCAGCAGGGCCCCAACAGCACCCTCATCTCCTACCTCAACAAGCTGATCTGGCTGCTGACCGGCAACTTCGCCAAGCAGGGCGCGATGCAGCCGCACTCATGGGTCGCACCGCTCGGCCGCTACAGCACCCGCCCGCGCCGCACCCCCGTCACCGGCGCGCGGATGCCCGGCGGTCTGGTGCCCTGCAACGTCATCGCCGAGGAGATCCTCAACGACCATCCCGACCGGTTCCGGGCGATGGTCATCGAGTCCTCCAACCCGGCGCATTCCCTTGCCGACTCCGCCGCCTTCGCCAAGGCCCTCGACAAGCTCGACCTGGTCGTCGTCATCGACATCGCGCTGACCGAGACCGGGCGCCGGGCCGACTACGTACTGCCCGCCGCGTCCCAGTACGAGAAGTGGGAAGCGACCTTCTTCACCTTCGAGTTCCCGCACAACACCTTCCACCTGCGTGCCCCCGTTCTCGACCCGCTGCCCGGCACACTGACCGAACCCGAGATCTACGCCCGCCTGGTCCGGGAACTCGGTGCCGTCCCCCGCAGTCGCCTCTCCCTGCTCCGCGCCGCGGGCCGCCTCGGCCGCACCCCCTACAAACTTGCTTTCGCCGCCCTGGCTGTTGTCGACAAGAGCACCATCGCGATGGCCCCCTACCTGCTGTACGAAACCCTCGGCCCCACCTTGCCCAACGGGGCCCGCTCCGCCGCTGTGCTGTGGGCGCTCTGCCAGCGCATCGCCAAGGAGTACCCCAAGGCCATGCGCCGTGCCGGGCACGCCGACGCGGAAGCCCTGTTCGAAGCGATCCTCAAGGGCCGTTCCGGAGTCATCTTCACCGAGGACGAGTATGACGACGCCTGGGGCTACGTGCCTCATCCCGGCCACCGCATCCCGCTTCCCATCCCCGAACTGCTCGATCTGCACGCCGACCTGGACACCACTCCGGCCGTGCACACCACCGAGGAGTTCCCGATCGTCCTGGCCGCCGGACAGCGGCGCGCGTTCACCGCGAACACCATCATTCGCGACACCACCTGGCGCCTTCGCGACAAGAGCGGCACCCTGCGTATCAGCCCGCACGACGCTGAGCAGCTCGGTCTCGACAACGGGGCACCCGCCCGGATCACCACCGAGCGCGGCACCGCAAACGCCACCGTCGAGATCGACGACCGCATGCAGGCTGGGCACGCCGCCCTGCCCAACGGTTTCGGTCTCGATCTGCCCACCGGGGACGGCGGGACCGAACGCACCGGTGTCGCCCTCAACACCCTCACCGACCTGCGCAGGCGCGACCCCATCGCCGGCGTCCCCTGGCACAAGCACGTGCCCGCCCGCATCGAGGCTCTCCACGCCTGA